In one Paramisgurnus dabryanus chromosome 21, PD_genome_1.1, whole genome shotgun sequence genomic region, the following are encoded:
- the LOC135775325 gene encoding L-rhamnose-binding lectin CSL3-like isoform X2, with amino-acid sequence MLVPKPSWITLLLFLCQHGVMGRNALVCEDDTANLLCPTGYIKVSEANYGRTDRTICSEEKPESQISNVHCIQETSLHKMSLRCDGKKSCSVPAKNSIFSDPCHGIYKYLDVTYECIPSKRAVICEHNQNEISCDTGVILIQYANYGRRDRITCPNQHAGHDCYSSQIKRLQLSCNGRRTCTLFASNSVFGDPCYGTFKYLEVTYSCK; translated from the exons ATGCTGGTACCAAAACCAAGCTGGATTACTC TGCTGCTGTTTCTCTGCCAGCATG GTGTAATGGGAAGGAATGCCTTGGTATGTGAGGATGACACTGCAAACCTCCTGTGTC CCACGGGTTACATTAAAGTCTCTGAAGCCAACTATGGGCGGACCGACAGGACAATATGCTCTGAGGAGAAACCAGAGAGTCAGATATCCAATGTTCATTGCATCCAAGAAACATCCCTCCATAAGATGTCCCTTAG ATGTGACGGGAAAAAAAGCTGCTCTGTTCCTGCAAAGAACTCAATTTTCTCCGACCCGTGTCATGGAATTTATAAATACCTTGATGTGACCTACGAGTGTATCCCTAGTA AAAGAGCTGTTATCTGTGAACATAACCAAAATGAAATTTCATGTG ATACTGGTGTTATACTGATTCAATATGCTAATTATGGACGGAGAGACCGAATAACCTGCCCTAATCAACATGCAGGACACGACTGTTATTCTTCTCAGATTAAACGCCTTCAATTGAG CTGCAATGGAAGGAGgacatgcactctttttgcttCGAATTCGGTCTTTGGTGACCCATGTTATGGTACTTTTAAGTACTTGGAGGTGACTTACAGCTGTAAGTAA
- the LOC135775139 gene encoding L-rhamnose-binding lectin CSL3-like, producing the protein MEGIKAVNLITCEGETAKPTCAQGTIKVLSANYGRTDSTTCSSGRPAGQISNVQCTQNTTLSLLTTQCDGKQNCFIVVGNTVFTDPCFGTYKYLNVSYECILPPPPPPPPPPNQGTIKVLSANYGRADKTTCSSGRPAGQISNVQCTQNTTLSVLTTQCDGKQNCSVAVGNMAFTDPCPGTYKYLNVTFDCILPPPPRPNQSKCSGKRSLDLDPAPPPGSESNPAPWMLCSAVQRYWPSWRTSPRITHGYPKMSKEAGRG; encoded by the exons ATGGAAG GTATCAAGGCAGTGAACCTCATCACCTGTGAGGGAGAAACTGCCAAACCCACCTGTG CACAGGGAACCATTAAAGTGCTTTCAGCCAATTACGGGCGTACAGACAGCACAACCTGCTCTAGTGGAAGACCAGCTGGTCAGATCTCAAATGTTCAGTGCACTCAGAATACAACACTAAGTCTGCTGACCACTCA ATGTGATGGAAAgcaaaattgttttattgttGTGGGGAATACAGTTTTCACTGACCCCTGTTTTGGAACTTACAAATACCTGAATGTTTCTTATGAGTGTATCctaccaccaccaccaccaccaccaccaccaccaa ACCAGGGAACCATAAAAGTGCTTTCAGCCAATTACGGGCGTGCAGACAAGACAACCTGCTCTAGTGGAAGACCGGCTGGTCAGATCTCAAATGTTCAGTGCACTCAGAATACAACACTAAGTGTGCTGACCACTCA ATGTGATGGAAAGCAGAATTGTTCTGTTGCTGTGGGGAATATGGCTTTTACTGACCCCTGTCCCGGAACTTACAAATACCTTAATGTGACTTTTGACTGTATCCTACCACCACCACCAAGACCAA ACCAATCAAAATGTAGTGGGAAGAGATCTCTGGACCTGGATCCAGCCCCGCCCCCTGGATCtgaatccaaccccgccccctggatgttgtgttctgCAGTGCAGCGCTACTGGCCATCTTGGCGCACGTCACCGCGCATCACTCATGGATATCCGAAAATgagtaaagaggcgggacgtgggtga
- the LOC135775325 gene encoding L-rhamnose-binding lectin CSL3-like isoform X1: MLVPKPSWITLLLFLCQHGVMGRNALVCEDDTANLLCPTGYIKVSEANYGRTDRTICSEEKPESQISNVHCIQETSLHKMSLRCDGKKSCSVPAKNSIFSDPCHGIYKYLDVTYECIPSKRAVICEHNQNEISCDTGVILIQYANYGRRDRITCPNQHAGHDCYSSQIKRLQLSCNGRRTCTLFASNSVFGDPCYGTFKYLEVTYSCEPGD, translated from the exons ATGCTGGTACCAAAACCAAGCTGGATTACTC TGCTGCTGTTTCTCTGCCAGCATG GTGTAATGGGAAGGAATGCCTTGGTATGTGAGGATGACACTGCAAACCTCCTGTGTC CCACGGGTTACATTAAAGTCTCTGAAGCCAACTATGGGCGGACCGACAGGACAATATGCTCTGAGGAGAAACCAGAGAGTCAGATATCCAATGTTCATTGCATCCAAGAAACATCCCTCCATAAGATGTCCCTTAG ATGTGACGGGAAAAAAAGCTGCTCTGTTCCTGCAAAGAACTCAATTTTCTCCGACCCGTGTCATGGAATTTATAAATACCTTGATGTGACCTACGAGTGTATCCCTAGTA AAAGAGCTGTTATCTGTGAACATAACCAAAATGAAATTTCATGTG ATACTGGTGTTATACTGATTCAATATGCTAATTATGGACGGAGAGACCGAATAACCTGCCCTAATCAACATGCAGGACACGACTGTTATTCTTCTCAGATTAAACGCCTTCAATTGAG CTGCAATGGAAGGAGgacatgcactctttttgcttCGAATTCGGTCTTTGGTGACCCATGTTATGGTACTTTTAAGTACTTGGAGGTGACTTACAGCT GTGAACCAGGTGACTAG
- the LOC135775324 gene encoding L-rhamnose-binding lectin CSL3-like, whose amino-acid sequence MYTFNMLVPTPSWITLLLLLSRHGVEGILSLACEGDTLKLRCDWGYIRVNSANYGRLSIFLCSRGKSKEQVSNYQCLQEGTLPIVSMRCDGTKRCSVPVQNSIFSDPCYGIAKYLDVIYSCLPFKTSVICEGSRNDIQCETGVIRVKHANYGRRDKTTCSHKQATTAECFSPQTKRFQYSCDGKKSCSLHATSSVLGDPCFGVHKYLEVAYICK is encoded by the exons ATGTACACTTTTAACATGCTGGTACCAACGCCAAGCTGGATTACTT TGCTGCTGTTACTTTCCAGACATG GTGTCGAGGGAATACTTAGCTTGGCCTGTGAGGGTGACACATTAAAACTGCGATGTG ACTGGGGTTACATAAGGGTCAATAGCGCCAACTATGGGCGGCTTTCAATATTTTTATGCTCTAGAGGGAAATCAAAAGAACAAGTCTCAAATTATCAGTGCTTACAAGAAGGAACCCTCCCAATAGTGTCCATGAG GTGTGACGGGACGAAAAGATGCTCGGTTCCTGTACAGAACTCAATTTTCTCTGACCCGTGTTATGGAATTGCCAAATACCTTGATGTGATTTATTCGTGTTTACCATTTA AAACAAGTGTTATCTGTGAAGGTAGCCGAAATGACATTCAATGTG AGACTGGTGTTATTCGGGTTAAACACGCCAACTACGGACGGAGAGACAAAACAACCTGCAGTCATAAACAGGCAACTACAGCCGAATGTTTCTCTCCTCAGACTAAACGCTTTCAATATAG CTGCGATGGAAAGAAGTCATGTTCTCTTCATGCTACGAGTTCTGTCTTGGGCGATCCTTGTTTTGGTGTTCATAAGTATTTGGAGGTGGCTTACATTTGTAAATAA